The following are encoded in a window of Salvelinus fontinalis isolate EN_2023a chromosome 40, ASM2944872v1, whole genome shotgun sequence genomic DNA:
- the LOC129839925 gene encoding gastrula zinc finger protein XlCGF17.1-like codes for MSSLSYSPPAKEEGVCWTEKEGLWLNVVVKEEEEEEDVTVTKEDEDVAVKEEEDEKEEDSDFGEEGAITSILEEEEEEEEEEEDLINTRERRDYCGSSGEPQLHHDADEAEKCLFTSEHLKKHQRRPTGKKLHRCSDCGKSYSRSDSLKVHQRIHTGETSYCCSDCGKRFTSSADLKRHQRIHTGEKPYSCDQCGKSFNVPSSLKTHQRIHTGEKPYSCADCGKCFSKLYTLQSHQRIHTGEKLYSCSDCGKSFSKLYTLQLHQRIHTGEKLFSCNQCGKRFTHSSCLKVHQRTHTGEKPYSCDQCEKKFVTSSSLTIHRRTHTGEKPYSCAQCVKSFTSSSHLTIHQRTHKKETL; via the exons atgagttcactaagctactctcctcctgctaaagaagagggggtctgctggacggagaaagagggTCTGTGGCTGAACGTTgtcgtgaaagaagaggaggaagaggaggatgtcacAGTAACAAAAGAGGATGAAGATGTtgcagtgaaagaggaagaggacgAGAAAGAGGAGGATTCAGATTTTGGAGAGGAGGGAGCGATAACTAGTATattggaagaagaagaagaagaagaagaagaggaggaggatctgattaacacca gagagagacgtgactattgtggatcctctggggagcctcaactaCATCATGacgctgacgaggcagagaagtgTCTCTTCACctcagaacacctcaagaaacaccagcggagacccacagggaagaaacttcaccgctgctctgactgtgggaagagttactCCAGATCAGATTCACTGAAAGTACACCAGagaattcacacaggagagacatCTTACTGCTGCtcagactgtgggaagagattcacctcttCAGCAGACCTCAAAAGACATCAGAGAATccatacaggagagaaaccttatagctgtgatcaatgtgggaagagttttaatgTTCCAAGCAGCCTGAaaacacaccagagaatacacacaggggagaaaccttatagctgcgCTGACTGTGGGAAGTGTTTTTCAAAATTATATACATTACaatcacaccagagaattcacactggagagaaactttatagctgctctgactgtgggaagagtttttcaaAATTATATACATTACAATTACACCAGAgaattcacactggagagaaactttttagctgtaatcaatgtgggaaaagGTTTACTCACTCAAGCTGCCTGAAGgtacatcagagaacacacacgggagagaaaccttatagctgtgatcagtgtgagaAGAAATTTGTTACATCTAGCAGTCTGACTATAcaccggagaacacacacaggagagaaaccttatagctgtgctcaatgtgTGAAAAGTTTTACTTCATCTAGCCATCTGACTATTCACCAGCGGACACACAAGAAAGAAACCTTGTAG
- the LOC129839912 gene encoding zinc finger protein 664-like, with product MSSPSYSPPAKGEEVCWTEKEVLVKDEKEEKDVTLLKQEVEVEAVTVKEEENDVTEKEEEDAFRVKEEDVTVKEEVKEEENVSIQKQVESEAIALKEDKDVSVKEEEEDAVFGVKEEAGEMTVTSKKEKEEEEETGYLGPVSQTHLKASNGSNDELSREMVLRNRSLINTRERHDNRGSSGEPHLHHEADEAEKSLSRSEHLRKHQRKPTGKKSHHCSDCGKSYSRSDSLKAHQRIHTGKKSHHCSDCGKRYSRSDTLKVHQRKHIGEKPHCCSGCGKSCTSLATLKIHQRIHRREKPYSCSDCGKCFVLSGHLKSHQRIHTGEKPYSCDLCGRSFRHLSSLIVHQRIHTGEKPYQCSDCGNSFVSSGLLKSHQRTHTGEKPHSCDQCDKRYSDKRSLVKHQTIHT from the exons ATGAGCTCACCAAGCTACTCTCCTCCTgctaaaggagaggaggtctgctggacggagaaagaagttCTCGTGAAAGACGAGAAGGAAGAGAAAGATGTCACACTactaaaacaagaagtagaggttgaggctgttacagtgaaagaagaagagaacgacgttacagagaaagaagaggaagacgcgttcagagttaaagaggaagatgttacagtaaaagaagaagtgaaagaggaggagaatgtctcaatacaaaaacaagtagagagTGAGGCTATTGCCTTGAAAGAAGacaaagacgtttcagtgaaagaagaggaggaggatgcagtttttggagtgaaagaggaggcgggggagatgactgtcacatcgaaaaaggagaaggaagaagaggaggaaactggatatctgggcccgGTTTCGCAAACACATCTTAAGGCATCcaatggttctaacgatgaacttagccgtgaaatggttttgagaaaccgttccctgattaacacta gagaaagacatgacaatcgtggatcctctggggagcctcatctacatcatgaagctgacgaggcagagaagagtctctccagatcagaacacctcagGAAACACCAGCGGAaacccacagggaagaaatctcaccactgctctgactgtgggaagagttactCAAGATCAGATTCACTAAAAGcacaccagagaattcacacAGGGAAGAAGTCTCaccactgctctgactgtgggaagagatactCAAGATCAGATACACTAAAAGTACACCAGAGAAAACACATTGGAGAGAAACCTCACTGCTGCTCTGGTTGTGGGAAGAGTTGCACCTCTTTAGCAACCCTAAAAATACATCAGAGAATCCATAGAAGAGAAAAACCTTatagctgctctgactgtgggaagtgttttgttttgtcagGACATTTaaaatcacaccagagaatacacacgggagagaaaccttatagctgtgatctatGTGGGAGGAGTTTTAGGCACTTAAGCAGCCTGAtagtacaccagagaatacacacaggagagaaaccttaccaaTGCTCTGACTGCGGGAACAGTTTTGTTTCGTCAGGACTTTTaaaatcacaccagagaacacacacaggagagaagcctcatagctgtgatcaatgtgacaagagatactctgataaaagatctctggtTAAACATCAGACAATTCATACATGA